GGGTGGCAATCGCAGCAGCGGTAGATTCGGTTCCATCGACAGGCGGTGCGATGTGTTTCAGCACATGTTCTGTCCAAAAGACGGCTTCCAGCGCAATGATATGTTCAATCGCTGCATCGTCGCGCTGGACTTCTAATATCCGGAAGTCATTTCCGCCAATCAGTACGGCAACATAGGCATGATGTAGTTCGGTGACAGATAAATAATGCTGGATTTGGATATAGTATTCCGGCGGCAGTCCATCGCTCCAATCTTTAGCGGCATAGAGTCCGGCTGTCTTGATTTCCAGCAGGGATACTGTGCCATCTTTGTCTTTTGCGATGCCGTCGATATTGGCTAGCATCCACGGGTATTCGGCGGAATAAAACATGTAGGGCACGGCGACTGTTTCCAGCTGTGTCCACTTGGCGAATTCTTCCCGCAGAATGGGTTCCATGACGGTACCCCAGTAGGCTGCCTCTCCGGCTTCTTTTTTAGGGCATGCGCCTGTTTTTTCCATGAACAGTGCATAAGGCGATACAAACCGGGATAATCCGCAGGCGGCGGCAGCGTCGGAGCCGCCGATTCCCCGACGGCGTAATGCAAGCCAGTCCTGTTTGGATAGGCTCGTTGTTTTTGTTAATACTTTTTTCATAGAAATTGTCTCCTTTCAGGCAATAAAAAAAGCGCCGTACAGGCGCAGACAAACGATGCTAATGGGTCAGTATATATGAAGCAGCATGCTGTATTACCAGCAGTGCATTGATTGCCGTCAACGCGGCGACGAGCAGGCGTAAGGCGGCGTTATCGCTGCGAAGCCTTCGGTTTTGGTTCCGCAGCCTGCGGCGTGTATAAGTTCTATTCATGCTGTATCCCTCCTATGTTTGTTTCCGACATGCGAAGAACCGCAGTTACCACGGCTTCGATATCTTTAATGACCGCAGCAATATGGCGCAATACCTGTTCCGGCGAATCGCCGTCGGCATAGCGGGCAATGTATTGGTAGGCGTTTCCTTCATACCCCGTGAGACCGGCGATACGCGCTAATACGGCGGCAGAGAATTCGGCGACGATTTCTTTTTGCTGGCTATCGGCTACGGCGGCCAGTCCCAGATAATCATGCATGGCGTGCGCTAATTCATGGAAGAATACGCCGTCCGTATGACTGCATAAATGGATTCGTTTCTCTGCCGGGGCATAGTATCCCAGAAAATTAGCGTATACCGGGCCGTAATCGATTTGGACGCCGATGTTCTTTGCGACCTCAATAAATGCCGGCGCATGAACGGGCTTATACGATTCCTTTACGGGAAGCGGCTTGCCGTCCGTATCTTCATAACGGAATACGGGAACGGCTTTAAATCCGTATACCCGTTGTTTTACTTCGGGAGCGTCGTCTGTATCCGTATCCGGCGCAGGTTCCGGCGTATACCGCTTCAGAAGCGGTACGAGAATATGAAAGGCCCGCGCTCCTTTGACGACATGCCGGTTTAGTGCGCGCCATTGGCGAAATCCCATAGCCGTGTCTGTCTGGTTGGATACCATAATCATCGTATTGAGAAACGACCAGCGGCGGCAGGGAAAGAGACGCAGTTCGTCAGGAGAACGCCGGATGAGGGCATAGGCTACTTTCTCCGGGAATTCCTGGGTCTGGAAGGCTTGCAGTAACTGTTGAATGGTTTTTGTTGTAATTTCGGATTTCATCTGTATCAAACTCCTTTTCTGTCATATTAAAAAAGCTTCCCGAAAAATCGGGAAGGCTGATGGGCGGTATGTCCTGTTTTCTTGGCATAACTGATATATAAGCGTTCTTGGGCGCGCGTGACCGCGACGTAAGCTAACCGTCGCTCTTCTTCCAGATCTGCCGTATCATGGCTGGTATCGGGCAATATGCCGTCTGCCGCGCCGATCAGGAAGACGACGCGGAATTCCATCCCTTTGGCGCTGTGAATAGAGAGAGCCGATACGTAGTCGGCATCAGGCGTCGCGGCAAGCTGTTCCATGTGCCGACGCTGCTTTTGCAGGATCGATACATGCTTCAGTAGTTCTTGCGGCGTGCGGAAGGGTTCTGTCTGCGAGAGTACGGTATCCAGTACGGAATCATCGTTAGTGAACTGTTGGCATAGTAACGTTTTCCAAAGCTGAAGCACGGTATTCTTCAACGGGACAGATTGGCTGGCTTCTAGGATGGAAACCAGTTGAAGCGCTGTATCCCGCATAGATTCATCCGGTATGAACGACGGAAGCAGCGCAAGCCGGTCTTCTCCT
This region of Megasphaera stantonii genomic DNA includes:
- a CDS encoding ArdC-like ssDNA-binding domain-containing protein; protein product: MKSEITTKTIQQLLQAFQTQEFPEKVAYALIRRSPDELRLFPCRRWSFLNTMIMVSNQTDTAMGFRQWRALNRHVVKGARAFHILVPLLKRYTPEPAPDTDTDDAPEVKQRVYGFKAVPVFRYEDTDGKPLPVKESYKPVHAPAFIEVAKNIGVQIDYGPVYANFLGYYAPAEKRIHLCSHTDGVFFHELAHAMHDYLGLAAVADSQQKEIVAEFSAAVLARIAGLTGYEGNAYQYIARYADGDSPEQVLRHIAAVIKDIEAVVTAVLRMSETNIGGIQHE
- a CDS encoding YqaJ viral recombinase family protein, which encodes MKKVLTKTTSLSKQDWLALRRRGIGGSDAAAACGLSRFVSPYALFMEKTGACPKKEAGEAAYWGTVMEPILREEFAKWTQLETVAVPYMFYSAEYPWMLANIDGIAKDKDGTVSLLEIKTAGLYAAKDWSDGLPPEYYIQIQHYLSVTELHHAYVAVLIGGNDFRILEVQRDDAAIEHIIALEAVFWTEHVLKHIAPPVDGTESTAAAIATLYPKGNQTDRILPAEADALAEHYLRLQTQEKDIKSQKTATENKLKALLGESECALTPTGYAVSWKNVSTTRLDSTRLKQDHPELVGQYTRTTQSRKFAVKPAAATKGES